One window of the Bacteroidota bacterium genome contains the following:
- a CDS encoding type IX secretion system membrane protein PorP/SprF: protein MVSVMGIYRHQWAGFDGAPKTANISVHTPFRRDQYAMGMVISNDRLGFSNSFSVTPSFAYRLRIKQSRLCFGLQASLSYFYQQNSKAELPNNPNDPAFQINENLFVPNFGFGIYWYGKKYFVGVSVPHLLPTRLRDKTGVLSYTNESIARTYNYYNFTAGYVFGKDPAIVKFRPTILVKWQKGLPKNIPQFDINLALLFVDRLWIGAGYRTGGDVKYVGQSAVAFMQVKITPQLQVGYAYDVEISSLRKYTSGTHELMLGYDFWYNKKRFVTPRYVKYF from the coding sequence GTGGTGAGTGTGATGGGTATTTACCGCCACCAGTGGGCGGGCTTTGATGGAGCGCCGAAGACGGCGAACATCAGCGTTCACACCCCGTTCAGAAGAGACCAATATGCAATGGGCATGGTGATTTCCAATGACCGTCTGGGCTTTTCAAACAGTTTCAGTGTAACCCCTTCATTCGCCTACCGTTTACGGATCAAACAATCCAGACTGTGCTTTGGTCTTCAGGCTTCGTTGAGCTACTTCTACCAGCAAAACAGCAAAGCAGAGTTGCCCAACAACCCCAATGACCCGGCTTTCCAGATCAACGAGAACTTGTTTGTTCCGAATTTTGGATTTGGCATCTACTGGTATGGAAAGAAATACTTTGTAGGAGTTTCGGTTCCTCACCTGTTGCCGACAAGATTAAGAGACAAGACAGGGGTGTTGAGCTATACGAACGAATCCATCGCGAGAACCTATAACTATTACAACTTCACGGCGGGCTATGTATTTGGCAAAGACCCGGCGATTGTCAAATTCCGTCCTACGATTCTGGTCAAATGGCAGAAAGGACTGCCAAAGAACATCCCACAGTTCGACATCAATCTGGCCTTACTGTTTGTGGACAGACTATGGATTGGAGCAGGATACAGAACAGGGGGCGATGTGAAATATGTAGGACAATCAGCGGTAGCATTCATGCAGGTAAAGATCACCCCTCAATTGCAGGTGGGCTATGCCTATGATGTAGAAATATCAAGCCTGAGAAAATACACGAGCGGCACGCATGAGTTGATGTTGGGCTACGACTTCTGGTACAACAAAAAGAGATTTGTAACACCGAGATATGTGAAATACTTTTAG
- a CDS encoding type IX secretion system membrane protein PorP/SprF, producing MKKILITILASVGMLTGIQAQQDAAYSMYMFNGLFINPAYAGKLRKW from the coding sequence ATGAAAAAGATACTGATAACAATACTGGCAAGTGTGGGCATGCTGACGGGCATACAGGCGCAGCAGGATGCAGCATACAGCATGTATATGTTCAACGGACTATTCATCAATCCGGCGTATGCGGGAAAGCTAAGGAAGTGGTGA
- a CDS encoding carboxypeptidase regulatory-like domain-containing protein, whose product MKKLLTLLLTILLMSGAVVAEKPSVKMGDIYYKQFDYRNAIEFYKRALKKDSSNVYVLQRIADSHRLINDWAGAEPYYARLSQMETADLTSKLYYAEALRANQKYAEAKEQYKAYSELAPNDLSVKERMDGIDKIEELSKDNGLYELKNLKQNSKYSDFGVAFFKDTGIFFCSNRYEDAYVKFKDDWTKGSFLQIYQAFKTDSNSSELGPAQLMRGKLPNKKFHEGSSSYNEKMGELFFDRSNYNGKRAFFSADKTVKLKLYRISWLKDKDSWGAETVEAVSFNDKEYSVGHPSLSKDAKTLYFASDKPGGYGGVDIYISTREIGGPWTTPLNLGPKINTSGDEMFPFVSEDGTLYFASTGHTGLGGLDIYSASMIKTGGKTMSWTEPQNLGYPVNTNADDFNYIINRDNKQGYLSSNRPGGQGDDDIYSFTKKGIVVNGMVYDVSTGEPISEASVIMIEEDNIKGKAQSGKEGEFTFPAIPGKKYVFSATKQGYLPAEVVEDVKEKPELIKIPMIGEGGINMEVTVLDKKTREPLENSKIKMTNLTTNKEEVCSANKDGKCNFTLEPNTNYRLEASKETGEPDTKYLTVTATQSTVGKKAPATLYTTLELEKVKKGVAIKIENIYYDLDKWFIRPDISQRTRQAGESTERQPDLRNRVELHTDCRATAKYNQQLSSKEAEAAVNYIVSKELVLGD is encoded by the coding sequence ATGAAAAAACTCCTGACCCTCTTACTCACCATCCTGCTGATGAGCGGTGCTGTAGTAGCAGAAAAGCCATCGGTGAAGATGGGGGATATTTACTACAAACAATTTGACTACCGCAATGCGATTGAGTTCTACAAACGGGCGTTGAAGAAAGACAGCAGCAATGTATATGTGTTGCAAAGAATAGCAGATAGCCACCGGCTAATCAATGACTGGGCAGGAGCGGAGCCCTACTATGCGCGTTTATCCCAGATGGAAACAGCAGACCTGACGAGCAAACTCTACTATGCCGAAGCACTGAGAGCCAATCAGAAATATGCAGAAGCGAAAGAACAATACAAAGCCTATTCAGAATTAGCGCCCAACGACCTGAGCGTGAAAGAACGGATGGACGGAATAGACAAGATAGAAGAGCTGAGCAAAGACAATGGACTGTACGAACTCAAGAACCTGAAACAAAACAGCAAATACTCCGACTTCGGAGTAGCCTTCTTCAAAGACACGGGTATCTTCTTCTGCTCCAACAGATATGAAGATGCGTATGTAAAATTCAAAGACGACTGGACCAAAGGGAGCTTCCTGCAAATCTACCAAGCCTTCAAAACAGATTCCAATTCATCTGAACTGGGCCCAGCCCAACTGATGCGTGGCAAACTGCCGAACAAAAAATTCCATGAAGGCAGTTCGAGCTATAATGAAAAGATGGGCGAACTATTCTTCGACCGCAGCAACTACAATGGCAAAAGAGCCTTCTTCTCTGCCGACAAAACCGTGAAACTGAAACTCTACCGTATCTCCTGGCTGAAAGACAAAGACAGTTGGGGTGCGGAGACAGTAGAAGCAGTGAGCTTTAACGACAAAGAATACTCGGTAGGTCATCCTAGCCTAAGCAAAGATGCCAAGACCCTTTACTTTGCCAGCGACAAGCCGGGCGGCTATGGCGGCGTGGACATCTATATCAGCACCAGAGAAATCGGTGGCCCATGGACTACCCCGCTCAATTTAGGACCTAAGATCAACACGAGCGGCGATGAAATGTTTCCCTTTGTGTCTGAAGATGGAACCCTATACTTTGCCTCCACCGGCCATACGGGACTGGGCGGATTAGACATCTACTCGGCGAGCATGATCAAGACAGGCGGCAAGACCATGAGCTGGACAGAGCCGCAGAACCTGGGCTATCCGGTCAACACCAATGCAGACGACTTCAACTACATCATCAACAGAGATAACAAACAAGGCTACCTCAGCTCCAACCGCCCCGGCGGACAAGGCGACGACGACATCTACAGCTTCACCAAGAAGGGCATCGTGGTCAACGGTATGGTCTATGACGTGAGTACGGGCGAACCGATTAGCGAAGCCAGCGTGATCATGATAGAAGAAGACAACATAAAAGGCAAGGCACAGTCGGGCAAAGAAGGCGAATTCACCTTCCCGGCTATCCCCGGCAAGAAATACGTATTCAGCGCTACCAAACAAGGCTACCTGCCTGCAGAAGTAGTAGAAGACGTGAAAGAGAAACCGGAACTGATCAAAATACCGATGATTGGAGAAGGCGGCATCAACATGGAAGTGACGGTGCTGGACAAGAAGACCAGAGAACCACTGGAAAACTCGAAGATCAAGATGACCAACCTGACGACGAACAAAGAAGAAGTATGCTCGGCGAACAAAGATGGCAAGTGCAACTTCACCCTAGAACCCAACACCAACTACCGATTAGAGGCGAGCAAAGAAACCGGCGAACCGGATACCAAATACCTGACGGTAACGGCCACCCAATCCACGGTAGGCAAGAAAGCACCGGCCACTTTATACACCACGCTGGAACTGGAGAAAGTAAAGAAAGGCGTAGCGATCAAGATCGAGAACATCTACTATGATTTGGACAAATGGTTCATTCGTCCGGACATAAGCCAAAGAACTAGACAAGCTGGTGAAAGTACTGAAAGACAACCCGACCTTAGAAATCGAGTTGAGCTCCACACCGACTGTCGTGCTACGGCCAAATACAACCAACAACTATCGAGCAAAGAAGCCGAGGCGGCGGTCAACTACATCGTCAGTAAGGAGTTAGTGCTCGGAGATTGA
- a CDS encoding PKD domain-containing protein, with amino-acid sequence MVSNGRNILYKHIQSNCTGITATETYTVVVTDGNLCSASDAVLVTVTNSPPLASISASGNTSWCANSGSSVNLTANISGGSTASGYSWSGSNITATNTQVVTVNPNTAGSYIYTVTVTDASGCIASASATITVHANPQASAGVDTAICAGQNVNIGGSPSASGGTGPYTYSWSVGGTLPVANPLVSPAGTATYILLGTDLNGCTSNSNVTVIVRPNPVVMQEQMHRSTHVAQAV; translated from the coding sequence ATGGTCTCCAACGGGAGGAATATCCTCTACAAGCATATCCAATCCAATTGTACAGGGATCACGGCTACAGAAACCTATACCGTAGTAGTTACTGATGGAAATTTATGTTCTGCCAGTGATGCGGTGTTAGTGACAGTGACCAATAGTCCGCCTTTGGCAAGCATAAGTGCTAGCGGCAATACTTCTTGGTGTGCGAACAGCGGCAGTAGTGTCAACCTGACGGCCAACATATCAGGAGGATCAACGGCCTCCGGCTATAGCTGGAGCGGATCGAACATCACAGCGACCAATACACAAGTAGTAACAGTGAATCCGAATACAGCAGGGTCTTATATATATACGGTGACAGTGACCGATGCCTCTGGCTGTATAGCCAGCGCTTCGGCTACGATAACTGTTCACGCCAACCCACAGGCAAGCGCAGGAGTAGATACCGCTATCTGTGCGGGACAGAATGTAAACATTGGAGGCAGTCCTTCAGCAAGTGGCGGCACCGGGCCTTATACCTACTCGTGGAGTGTGGGTGGTACATTGCCGGTCGCTAATCCTTTAGTAAGCCCTGCGGGAACCGCTACTTACATATTATTAGGAACAGATCTTAATGGCTGCACGAGTAATTCGAATGTGACCGTTATTGTCCGTCCGAACCCAGTAGTAATGCAGGAACAGATGCACAGGTCAACGCATGTAGCGCAAGCTGTGTGA
- a CDS encoding gliding motility-associated C-terminal domain-containing protein, with product MVPTTVSGSSVNYSPNKDFNGQDTVTYRVCTKSCNNACDTANIYIDVCPINDPPVAVDDIDTVCLAKNIIRVLDNDKDVDGDQLKVEAIPCPPKFGTATINEDNTITYVQGEGASTQTPDTFCYVVCDNGNPILCDTATVIVAICRYVGAMNDTQYICKNDVINISVAKNDTVSAGNRLIVTDITNAVPSALGEIINVTEDIITFSANDLTGTVRFKYTTCDDGVPAFCDQGSVIIYIQDCPIPILDTIIDTTYVNTPLTICLEGLINSVKPWSITDICEPLHGTVDNLETCFTYTPDSSFVGNDTFCLTVCNIHGCTTTTVIISVLDTVRCFIPNAFSPNGDEVNDVFKIPCNDDYPKAELRVFNRWGLEVWSSQGPYRNDWDGHNKQGTLLPDGTYYLIYEYNDGTGKRESKYVVIHR from the coding sequence ATGGTTCCAACTACTGTATCTGGCTCCTCGGTCAACTATTCTCCGAATAAGGACTTTAATGGTCAGGATACAGTGACGTATCGTGTATGTACCAAGAGTTGTAACAACGCCTGCGATACGGCAAATATTTACATAGATGTTTGCCCTATTAATGATCCACCGGTAGCGGTTGATGACATAGACACAGTTTGTCTTGCTAAGAACATTATCCGGGTGTTGGATAATGATAAAGATGTGGATGGCGATCAGTTGAAGGTTGAAGCGATACCTTGTCCTCCTAAATTCGGAACGGCAACTATTAATGAAGATAACACGATTACGTATGTACAGGGCGAGGGCGCATCTACTCAGACTCCAGATACTTTCTGTTATGTAGTTTGTGATAATGGCAATCCGATACTATGTGATACAGCTACAGTGATCGTTGCTATTTGTCGCTATGTCGGCGCGATGAATGACACTCAATACATCTGTAAAAACGATGTCATTAACATCTCTGTTGCCAAGAACGATACCGTATCTGCCGGAAATAGACTTATAGTTACGGATATTACTAATGCGGTTCCAAGTGCCTTGGGAGAAATTATCAACGTAACAGAGGATATTATTACTTTCTCTGCTAACGATTTGACAGGTACGGTACGATTCAAATATACTACCTGCGACGATGGAGTCCCTGCTTTTTGTGATCAAGGATCGGTAATTATCTACATTCAGGATTGTCCTATTCCTATTCTTGATACAATTATTGATACTACCTACGTCAATACACCTCTTACTATATGCCTTGAAGGTCTGATTAATAGTGTTAAGCCTTGGAGCATTACGGATATTTGCGAGCCACTTCACGGAACGGTAGATAATTTGGAGACTTGTTTCACTTATACACCAGATTCTAGTTTTGTCGGTAACGACACCTTTTGTTTGACGGTTTGCAACATTCATGGATGTACGACTACAACAGTCATTATTTCTGTACTTGATACGGTACGTTGCTTCATTCCGAACGCATTTTCGCCGAACGGGGACGAGGTGAATGATGTATTCAAGATACCGTGCAACGATGATTATCCGAAGGCAGAACTTCGCGTATTCAACAGATGGGGTCTCGAAGTATGGAGCAGTCAAGGGCCTTACCGGAATGATTGGGACGGCCACAACAAACAGGGTACTCTTTTACCTGATGGCACGTACTATTTAATTTACGAGTACAACGACGGAACGGGCAAGCGCGAATCCAAATACGTAGTAATACACAGATAA
- a CDS encoding GxxExxY protein, producing MKHDELTHKIIGCAMKVHSTLGNGFQEVIYQRALAIEMEKQGLGFKREMEMSIFYEGVDIGTRRVDFFVEDLVMVELKALIKLEDVHLAQAMNYCQAYNLPIGLLINFGSKSLEFKRVYNVNHPENKDYIRMNGLKDDKISSDPKILKS from the coding sequence ATGAAACATGATGAATTGACGCATAAAATAATTGGTTGTGCTATGAAAGTGCATAGCACCTTGGGCAATGGTTTTCAGGAAGTCATTTATCAGCGGGCATTGGCTATTGAAATGGAAAAACAGGGTTTAGGTTTTAAGCGGGAAATGGAAATGAGTATTTTTTATGAAGGCGTTGATATTGGAACAAGGCGGGTAGATTTTTTTGTAGAAGATCTTGTAATGGTTGAACTGAAAGCATTAATAAAATTGGAAGATGTGCATTTGGCACAGGCGATGAATTATTGTCAAGCCTATAATTTACCTATTGGTTTACTGATAAATTTTGGATCAAAAAGTTTGGAATTTAAAAGAGTGTATAACGTAAACCACCCTGAAAACAAAGATTATATTAGGATGAATGGATTAAAAGATGATAAGATTTCATCCGACCCCAAAATCCTGAAATCCTAA
- a CDS encoding helix-turn-helix domain-containing protein: MRHTELAKDLGQALRQARELQHLSQLRLALDAHVQQCSICHLEKGKLNVTIDTLLDICQALHLKVMLVRE, encoded by the coding sequence ATGAGACATACTGAACTCGCAAAAGACCTCGGTCAAGCGCTGAGGCAGGCAAGAGAGCTCCAACATTTGAGCCAGCTACGCCTGGCTCTTGATGCACATGTACAGCAGTGCAGCATCTGCCACCTCGAAAAAGGCAAGCTCAACGTTACCATAGACACGCTGCTTGATATCTGCCAAGCGCTGCATTTGAAGGTGATGTTGGTGAGGGAGTGA
- a CDS encoding restriction endonuclease subunit S, with protein MSYLEKLLEGVEVEWKPLGEVAELKRGKTITAKTKNAGNIPVISGGQKPAYYNAEYNREGETITVAGSGAYSGYVMYWNEPIFISDAFSVIPNLAVLNTKYVFHFLLNNQEWIHNLQKGSGVPHVYPKDLAKLLIPIPPLTVQKEIVRILDSFTELTAELTAELTARKKQYSYYREQLLSFEEGEVEWKTLGEVFQMRAGQHISADNISTIKDDTYPFPCYGGNGVRGFVKNYSHDGGYVLIGRQGALCGNVQRFKGKFYATEHAVVVTATDSINIDYAFYFLTIMNLNQYASKSAQPGLAVGKLSNLKIPLPSLEEQERIVTILDKFDMLTTSISEGLPREIELRKKQYEYYRDLLLTFKMSVL; from the coding sequence ATGAGCTATTTGGAGAAATTGTTAGAGGGCGTGGAGGTGGAATGGAAGCCGTTGGGGGAAGTCGCTGAACTTAAACGAGGCAAAACTATTACGGCAAAAACAAAAAACGCTGGTAATATTCCTGTGATTAGTGGTGGTCAGAAACCTGCATACTATAATGCAGAATACAATAGAGAAGGTGAAACAATTACAGTTGCAGGAAGTGGTGCCTATTCTGGTTACGTTATGTATTGGAATGAACCGATATTTATATCAGATGCATTTTCGGTTATACCTAATCTTGCAGTTTTAAATACAAAGTATGTTTTTCATTTTTTACTAAATAACCAAGAGTGGATTCATAATTTACAGAAAGGTTCAGGTGTACCGCACGTGTACCCAAAAGACTTGGCTAAACTCCTCATCCCCATCCCGCCCCTCACCGTTCAAAAAGAAATTGTTCGTATCTTAGACAGCTTTACAGAGCTTACAGCAGAGCTTACAGCAGAGCTTACAGCTCGTAAAAAGCAGTATAGTTATTATAGGGAACAGTTGTTGAGTTTTGAAGAAGGGGAGGTGGAGTGGAAGACGTTGGGGGAGGTCTTCCAGATGAGAGCAGGCCAGCACATTTCAGCAGATAATATAAGTACAATCAAAGATGACACTTATCCTTTCCCGTGCTATGGAGGTAATGGTGTGCGTGGTTTCGTAAAAAATTATAGCCATGATGGTGGGTATGTTTTAATAGGTCGCCAAGGTGCTCTATGTGGAAATGTCCAACGCTTTAAGGGCAAATTTTATGCAACTGAACACGCTGTCGTTGTTACGGCAACTGATTCTATAAATATAGATTATGCCTTTTACTTTCTTACCATTATGAACCTAAATCAATATGCCTCAAAGTCTGCACAACCAGGTTTAGCTGTTGGAAAACTGAGTAATTTAAAAATCCCCCTTCCTTCCCTTGAAGAACAAGAACGCATTGTTACTATCCTCGATAAATTCGACATGCTCACTACCTCAATCAGTGAAGGGTTGCCGAGAGAGATTGAGTTAAGAAAAAAGCAGTATGAGTATTATAGGGATTTGTTGCTGACGTTTAAAATGTCTGTATTATGA
- a CDS encoding TonB-dependent receptor yields the protein MEREILSIKRKALRINLDQSIYGTFAEIGAGQEVVRNFFQVGGASGTVAKAMSAYDMTFSDAIYGKEGAGRYVSESRLHKMLDHEYDLLKERLTDEPYNKKRFFAFANTCTTLNFHKTNDPNGWMGVKFQLSPHAEPNEVVIHIRLKGSDNIYQQRVIGGIGTNLLFACYWYHDQLGEFIESLLDNLTTDQVEIDMIKVKGPDFGKMDNRLLALELVKRKFTDGTIFGAGGEVYQPKDILYRKNLLCLRGRFRPVTKVSEDMMKCGVEHFKTIHGNTDNLIVLSEITLNNLAGDGEFDTQDFLDRAEILCSLGYYVMVSNCHKHNVLVNYLNRCKPQSIGIILGILNILELFNEKYYRHASRELLHYFGEIFSHNAQMLVYPYQSEPGAEIVTTKNMKVSDSLRALFDYLKSAGFLTDLQGYDERVLHIFSPKVIQMIKSGESGWEDMVPDSVADIVKQKCLFEYPCEVVPSKDNGIAKKGMASV from the coding sequence ATGGAACGCGAGATTTTATCCATAAAACGTAAAGCTTTACGTATCAACTTAGACCAAAGTATCTATGGCACTTTTGCCGAGATAGGTGCCGGTCAGGAGGTGGTGCGCAATTTCTTTCAGGTAGGAGGGGCATCGGGCACAGTGGCGAAGGCCATGAGTGCTTATGATATGACTTTTTCTGATGCTATTTATGGTAAAGAAGGTGCCGGAAGATATGTCAGCGAATCGCGGTTGCACAAGATGCTCGATCATGAGTATGATTTGTTGAAAGAGCGTTTGACCGATGAACCATATAATAAGAAGCGATTTTTTGCTTTCGCCAATACCTGTACAACTTTAAATTTTCATAAAACCAATGACCCTAACGGATGGATGGGAGTGAAGTTTCAACTTTCTCCACATGCCGAACCCAATGAAGTGGTGATACATATACGCCTGAAAGGTTCTGACAATATTTATCAGCAACGGGTGATTGGCGGTATCGGAACGAACTTGCTTTTTGCTTGCTATTGGTATCACGATCAGTTAGGAGAGTTTATTGAATCTCTATTAGATAATCTGACTACCGACCAAGTGGAGATAGATATGATAAAGGTGAAGGGTCCTGATTTTGGAAAGATGGATAATCGCCTGTTGGCACTGGAACTGGTGAAAAGAAAGTTTACGGACGGAACAATTTTTGGTGCAGGCGGAGAAGTGTATCAGCCCAAAGATATTCTTTACCGTAAAAATTTGCTTTGTCTTCGCGGTCGTTTCCGACCGGTTACCAAAGTGAGTGAGGACATGATGAAATGTGGTGTAGAGCATTTCAAAACTATTCATGGAAATACGGATAATCTGATTGTGCTTTCAGAAATTACGCTCAACAATCTGGCCGGTGATGGCGAGTTTGATACGCAAGATTTTTTAGACCGGGCAGAGATACTTTGTAGTTTGGGTTATTATGTCATGGTTTCTAATTGTCACAAGCACAATGTGTTGGTGAATTATTTGAACCGGTGCAAACCACAGAGTATAGGGATCATTCTCGGTATCTTGAATATTCTGGAACTGTTCAATGAAAAATATTATCGGCATGCTTCGAGGGAACTGCTACATTATTTTGGAGAAATTTTTTCACACAATGCGCAGATGTTGGTGTATCCATATCAATCCGAACCGGGCGCAGAGATTGTGACTACGAAAAATATGAAGGTTTCTGATTCGCTCCGTGCTTTATTTGATTATCTCAAATCGGCTGGATTCCTTACCGACCTGCAAGGATATGATGAAAGAGTATTGCACATATTTTCTCCTAAGGTTATTCAGATGATTAAATCGGGAGAATCCGGTTGGGAAGATATGGTGCCTGACTCGGTTGCCGATATAGTTAAACAGAAATGTTTGTTTGAATATCCCTGCGAAGTTGTTCCGTCGAAAGACAACGGAATAGCAAAGAAAGGTATGGCTTCGGTTTAA
- a CDS encoding YceI family protein yields MKTYPAIIILIALSLFSSAQTDRYSGSYVCMNGMTHFFASTPIEDIDATSKVTLCVINTETKKVYAKVRMTSFDFRRKLMQEHFNEDYVESEKYPYAILDADIVSEIDFTKDGTYDITLKGTFEVHGVKQDREIKGKLTIKDGQPKSATAEFDVKLVDHKIKIPKAVIAKIAEVFKVNVDFTFEKYTAK; encoded by the coding sequence ATGAAAACTTATCCGGCTATCATCATCTTGATTGCGCTTTCCCTATTCAGTTCAGCGCAAACAGATCGTTATTCGGGGTCTTATGTATGTATGAATGGGATGACTCATTTTTTTGCCTCCACTCCTATCGAAGATATTGACGCAACATCAAAAGTAACCTTGTGTGTTATAAATACAGAAACGAAAAAAGTATATGCCAAAGTGCGAATGACCTCTTTCGATTTCCGCAGAAAACTGATGCAGGAACACTTCAACGAAGATTATGTGGAAAGCGAAAAGTATCCCTACGCCATTTTAGATGCTGACATTGTTTCAGAAATAGATTTTACAAAAGATGGAACTTACGACATCACATTGAAAGGCACCTTTGAAGTGCACGGGGTGAAACAAGATCGGGAGATTAAAGGCAAGCTAACTATTAAGGATGGGCAGCCCAAAAGCGCCACTGCGGAGTTTGACGTAAAACTGGTAGATCACAAAATCAAAATTCCCAAAGCGGTGATTGCAAAGATTGCCGAAGTGTTTAAAGTGAATGTTGATTTCACTTTTGAAAAATATACGGCTAAGTAA